TGCCGCGCGATCAGCAAGCGCGATGGGTCGCCCCGCTTTCGACAGTCGCCACGCCATCCGCAAGCCGGGGAGTGCACGCTCAAGACCTTCAACGGCCGCGAGCGGACGCCCGTCGTCGCCCGTGAGAGCTGGAGCATAGACGTGCAGATGGAGGCTGGCTCGAGTCGTCATCATTTGCACCAAGTGAGGACGATATCAAAGGTGGCGTCCACATCCAGCAGCGCGGCCTTGTGGGCCTCGCTGATCACCCCGACCTTGAAGTCATATCCACAGGCCAGCGCGATGTCGCGGTACACCTTGAACTCTTTAATCTCCTTCTCGACCGTCATCCTCTTCAAGAAGTCGCTGTAATCGTCGAAGTACTCGACCTTGAGTTCCCACAGCACCCGCACTCCCACCTGAAGCGCGTCGAAGTTCTTGCCATCTACCTGTGCATCCATCCCGGGCCAGCGGTTGGGCGGATACCCGTCGGCGCACGTGTTGTGCGCCTTGTTGCCGCCCTTATGCGGCACCGGGATGGCCTCGCACTTGCGCTCGCGTTCCCTTTCGGTGGGCTCGGGGGCCGGCCCTGGCGGCCAGTCATCTCCCTCGGGCTTCGTCTTGGGACGCCGCTTCTTCTTGAGCTCCGGCGGAGCGGGCTTCGTCTCCGTCACCGGCTGTGCTTCCGGCACGTGCCGTGTCTCAGGCACGGGCCGTGTCTCGGGCACGGGCAGCGTTGGCGGCGGCCGCACCTGGGGACGGCCCCGCTTCTCGTACGCCTCCAGCGCCTCTGAAATGGCGAAGCCCACCACCACCACGCCCACGACGACCACCGCGCCCACTGCCAGCTCGGGCGCCGCGAGGACACAGAGCCCGATGCCCAAGGCCCCGGCGCCCGCGGACGCGACCGAGCACCGTCCCGTGGTATCCCTGAACCGCACCCGCTCGTGGTCGAGCGCGTGGTAGCACCGCTCCACCAGGTCGGCCCATGGCTGGCCCGCCTCCTCAACGACGCACCGGCCCCCGTCCGTCCAGGGCAGCTTCGCCGCGCGCCGGAGGTGGGTGACCACCAGGTCCTCGCGCAACTCCTCGGCCGCTACCCGGGCACGCCCCTCGCGCCGCCAGTTGCGCGCCGTCCCGGTGAGAGTCCCTCCCATGGGGTAGCTCGTCGCGCACGCCAGCTGCAGCCAGAGCACCACCGCAAGCACCGCGCGAACAGCGCGCATTTGCTGGCCCGACGAGCGCCACCAGGACATGGGCTGCGTACCGCCGCCCTCCCCCTCCGCGGGACTCGGGTGCTTATAAAACATGGCGCTGGCCTCCCCCTGGAGCATCAGCCCCGAAGGATAGGATGCGGGACGGCCAACCCTACAGGGGGGCCTACGAGGCCCATGGGTACCTCTCGCCGGAAGCAGCTCGCTGAAGCGACTCACCCGACATCTACCTCGACACTCTGCGAGGACGGTGAATCGTTATCGGCGCTTTGTGACGGCATCTCTCCCATTCCATGAGCGAGGAGCCATGGCATTTCTTCTGTATCCGCGCGATCACCTACAGGAGGCGCTGAAGCGGCGAGCCCCAGAATGGCTCGGCAACCCGCGGCTAGTGCAAGTCGTCGGCGAGCTGCTCGATCTCCTCTTCTTCGCGAGCCTCTCGACCGAAGAGGGTAGCGCCACCCGCGTGCAGGTTGTCGTATCGCCGGGAAAACCTCTCCAGGATGTCATGGACAGCTCTGAGGACCTGGGCTCGAATGTACCTCCACGGCGAGCCTGGTCTGTGCTCCCGCTCAAACCGCAACGGCTCGACCTGGAAGCGCTCGTCAAGCTCTCAGTCGTGACCGAGCCTGGTCGAACCGCCGTTGTCTTGGAGCACGAGGAGTCATCCGGCTGGCAGGCCGTGGGAATTGCCAGGCTCGACACCAGCACGAATGGCGGGAACGTTCTCTTCCTGTCCACCACTGCCCCTGGAGCCCTCTCGCTCGTTTATGCCGGCACCGAGATCATGAGGTACGAGCGCGGGCAGCTTGCCAAACCGGCTCCCGACATCTTCATCTCCGATGGCGTGGTGCGCTCCACCATCCGACAGTCGCTAGGGGGTCTGCTCAGCGGGGAGACGAATCCGATCCTCATGCCCAGCCGTATTGGCGAGCACGTTTTCGAAAAGCTCGTCAGAGGCATGCGAGCGACTGGTCGCGGAGGTCTCATTCTCGTCCAGCCGACTCCATCTCTCGACTCGCAGCAGGACATCCCGAAGCTCGTGCTCACCGAGCCCGACATCCTGGCGGCCAAGAGCCGGAACCTCTTTGAAGCAAGCGAACGCGGACTTGGAGTCGCCTTCCGGGATGACGAGTTGGGGCACAATGATGAGTGGGATGAGGCAATGAGCCTCCGCGAGTGGGCTCAGTCCGAGGTGGACTCACTGTCGGATGACATTGCGCGGCTTACCGCCATGGATGGCGCGCTCCTACTCGGGCCAAATCTTCGAGTTTTCGGCGCCGGATACAAGGTGCGCTCGTCCGACACCCTTCCACTCCATGAAGCATTTGACGCGACCGGGCAGAGTGTTTCTCCTGACGAATACCCCCTGGAAATTCACGGGACCAGACACAGGGCTGCTGCGTCTTTCGTCGCTTCGACCGGCGGATTCGCCTTCGTCGCATCGGAGGATCGCCCAATCAAGTGCTTGGTAAAGGAGCAAGGCCGGATCCTATTCTGGAGAGTTCGGTTTCCGGAGATCTAGGAGCCTGTCGGAATATTCCCACGACTCACTACATATCGAGTAGTGCGAGTCGAACGCACCGCTACGGTTGGTATGTAGGGACAGGTTTTGGAGCGATACTCCGACAAACGCTTGGTGGCATGTCCACGAAGTCCTTGGACATGGTCCATGGATGTCCCCTCTCCCCTTGGGAGAGGGAGCATGCGCAACACAACCCGTCAGCGCCCGGGCCTGACGGTGTAGGCGCCCGTCTTCGTGTCCACGGACACGCGAGGCGGGCGCCGCGTCTCCTCGAAGAGGCGCCAGCCCGGCTCCAGGCCCCGCCAGAAGGTGACGAGTCGCGGCGTGGCCCTCGGGTGCTTCTCCAGCGCCGCCAGGCCCCGGGCGTCCAGCCGGCGCGGGAAGATGTGGATGGGCACGTCCCGCTTCATCTTCCCCCGCGCCGCCAGCACCATCAGGTACAGCTCCTCGATGGGGCCGTCCTGGATGGCGATGCAGCCGATGCTCATGCAGTTGCCATGGACGTAGATGGCACCTCCCAGCGGCCGCTCCCCCAGGCGCCGGTCCGCCTCGTTCGGGTAGCTCACCCGCATGGACAGGTGGAACTGGCTGCGCGGGTTGAACTGGTCCAGCGTGTAGAAGCCCTCGGGCACCTGCTCGTCGCCCTCGCGCCGCTTGGGCCCCACGTCCCCCGAGGCCGCGCAGAAGGGAAACGTCTTCACCTTGCGCAGCCGCTCGCCCCTGGCTCCCGCCCAGACCTCCAGCTCCCGCTCCTGCTTGAAGGCCCGGACATAGAGCTC
The sequence above is drawn from the Archangium gephyra genome and encodes:
- a CDS encoding DUF6310 domain-containing protein; amino-acid sequence: MRAVRAVLAVVLWLQLACATSYPMGGTLTGTARNWRREGRARVAAEELREDLVVTHLRRAAKLPWTDGGRCVVEEAGQPWADLVERCYHALDHERVRFRDTTGRCSVASAGAGALGIGLCVLAAPELAVGAVVVVGVVVVGFAISEALEAYEKRGRPQVRPPPTLPVPETRPVPETRHVPEAQPVTETKPAPPELKKKRRPKTKPEGDDWPPGPAPEPTERERERKCEAIPVPHKGGNKAHNTCADGYPPNRWPGMDAQVDGKNFDALQVGVRVLWELKVEYFDDYSDFLKRMTVEKEIKEFKVYRDIALACGYDFKVGVISEAHKAALLDVDATFDIVLTWCK
- a CDS encoding putative sensor domain DACNV-containing protein; this encodes MAFLLYPRDHLQEALKRRAPEWLGNPRLVQVVGELLDLLFFASLSTEEGSATRVQVVVSPGKPLQDVMDSSEDLGSNVPPRRAWSVLPLKPQRLDLEALVKLSVVTEPGRTAVVLEHEESSGWQAVGIARLDTSTNGGNVLFLSTTAPGALSLVYAGTEIMRYERGQLAKPAPDIFISDGVVRSTIRQSLGGLLSGETNPILMPSRIGEHVFEKLVRGMRATGRGGLILVQPTPSLDSQQDIPKLVLTEPDILAAKSRNLFEASERGLGVAFRDDELGHNDEWDEAMSLREWAQSEVDSLSDDIARLTAMDGALLLGPNLRVFGAGYKVRSSDTLPLHEAFDATGQSVSPDEYPLEIHGTRHRAAASFVASTGGFAFVASEDRPIKCLVKEQGRILFWRVRFPEI
- a CDS encoding L,D-transpeptidase family protein; this encodes MTRLLLLLGVLAALPAWAQDKKVEAVRRAREHELAKLFTRAGVSWPPEELYVRAFKQERELEVWAGARGERLRKVKTFPFCAASGDVGPKRREGDEQVPEGFYTLDQFNPRSQFHLSMRVSYPNEADRRLGERPLGGAIYVHGNCMSIGCIAIQDGPIEELYLMVLAARGKMKRDVPIHIFPRRLDARGLAALEKHPRATPRLVTFWRGLEPGWRLFEETRRPPRVSVDTKTGAYTVRPGR